The genomic interval GCGTGATCTTCAGCGGGACGGCGATCGTCGCCCGCCCCGCCGCCTGCACCGGGAGGGCCTCCCGCACCAGCGGCGCGTCGCCCTGGGGCATCGCCCGGGCCGTACGCAGGAAGTTGGTGATGCGGTCGGGCGTCGCGTAGCGGCCCTGGTACACCGACCGCCCGCGCCAGTCCTGGAAGACGAGCAGCGGGGTGATCTTCACCTCGGCGGGCGCCTCGCCCGTCTCCGCCAGGTCGATCAGCTCGACCGGGACCCCGAGATCCCCGGCGAGCGAGCGGATCTTGGGCAGGTGATCCTCGCGGAAGGCCGCCTGCAGCGGCGAAGCACCGGAACGCACGAACACGAGCAGACGCTCCGCCGAGGCGGGCAGGCACAGCAGCGCGGCGAGGAGCGCGGTCAGCAGTCGGGGCATGGCGGCTTCCGGGGGCGGCTTCCGCGGACCTTCGATCGTTTCCGGCGTTTTCGGCCGCGGTCCGCGGCGTCCGACGGCGCCGGGGTCACTGCGCCTCGTAGCCGACGATCCGGACCATGACGTAGATCTTCTTCGCCACCTCCGAGCCGTCCATCTCGGGCTTGATGCCGAAGTCGGTGCGGTCGATCGTGAAGTCCGACCGCAGCACGAGCAGGTCGCCGCTGCGGTTCTTCGGGCCCCGCTCGGCGGCGCCGTCCTTCTGGATCGTGGCCTCGATCGTGTAGGTCTTGTCCACCTCGATGCTCCCGTAGGTCATCGTGCCCTTCACCTCCAGCACGGTGGCGCCGGCGTCGGTGGTGGACACCTGCTCGACCGACTCGAAGCTCGCGTCGAAGGTCATGCCCTCGCTGGCGGCGAGCCAGCCGTCGGAGAGCATGTGCTGGGTCATCTGCTCGTTGGTGACCTGCAGCGTGTCGGCGGCCACGGAGATGGAGCCGGAGAAGCCGCCGGGCGCGTCGGGGTCGAAGCTCACCGTGCCGGTGACGCCCTTGCCGAAGCCCACGAACGGCTCCAGCGGGGAGTCGTTGATGAAGGCGATGCCGTTGACGCCCTTGGGGTCTTCGAAGTCGTAGCGCACCTCTTCGGCGTCCGCGGCGGACGCGGGCAGGAGGAGCGAAGCGGCGAGCACGGCGAACAGCGGGCGGATCATCGAGAGCCTTGCAAAAGGGAAGAACGTGACGCACCGAGCCTAGCGCATCCTGCGCCACCGGCGGACCGCCGCTGCGGGATCGACGCTCAGCCCTTGGCCATCTTCCGCAGCACCGTGTGGAGGATGCCGCCGTTGCGGTAGTACTCGACCTCGACCGGCGTATCGATGCGGACGAGGGCGTCGAAGGTGGTCGCGGTGCCGTCGGGCCCGGTGGCGGTGACCTGCAGCGTCTGCTTCGGCGTCACGTCGTCGGTCACGGGGATGTCGAAGGTCTCGGTCCCGTCGAGGCCCAGGCTCGTGGCGTCCTGCCCGTCGGCGAAGGTCAGCGGAAGCACGCCCATGCCGATGAGGTTGCTGCGGTGGATCCGCTCGTAGCTCTTGGCGATGACGGC from Phycisphaera mikurensis NBRC 102666 carries:
- a CDS encoding YceI family protein, which gives rise to MIRPLFAVLAASLLLPASAADAEEVRYDFEDPKGVNGIAFINDSPLEPFVGFGKGVTGTVSFDPDAPGGFSGSISVAADTLQVTNEQMTQHMLSDGWLAASEGMTFDASFESVEQVSTTDAGATVLEVKGTMTYGSIEVDKTYTIEATIQKDGAAERGPKNRSGDLLVLRSDFTIDRTDFGIKPEMDGSEVAKKIYVMVRIVGYEAQ